ttttatttataaattagtctttaaaattttatataattttgctttatatctaaaaaatcaatatttatttatactttcataatataagtataagtttatataaattcttgtatctttttataaaactaaacttatatacataatgaagatttaatttaaataaaatcatatttggataaaatttgtaagttttataatttaataatcaATAGTTTTGAATTAACAATAAGTAgtaataacatatttatttgaatcattttttttaggGGAAAATGAAGGGAACTATTGGAGGAAAATGTAAACTCATTTTAAGTTTATCTTATTTTGAGGGGAAAATGATGGAAACTATTGGAGGAAAATGTAAACTCATTTTAAGTTTATCTTATTTTGAGGGGGAAATGATGGAAACTATTGGAGACACTGTAAAGCTTATATATTATTACagatttattatattatatttaattacatTTACAATCATTATAAAAactattacaaaattaataaaaaattgactccgctatatatatttactatttttaaaaactatatgtttcatgtatatttattaagtattttttataattaccttttaatatttagctagagttaaaaaaaactttttttcaaACAATTCTCCCAAGATTGTGTCTATTCAACAGGCTgcaattttttaacttttacatATACTGATTTGGCAAAaggttatttaataaaataaaatatttttgtttttataaatgagTTGCCGTGCGACACCGCACGGGTTCTTTACCTAGTATACAGTAATAGGATTGTGTTTTAAATCAGTGATCATTTCGAACCAATTGTTTCTATGATACTAATCATACAAATGtttattagttataaaatttcttattttgcTTAGTTTCACATTTACAAAATCCTAAATTAGTTCTGGTACAATGCAAAATTTAAACACGATGATCTAACTCCAATCAATTTAATGACTTTTATCTTTGAATTAAATTGATTAAGTAAATCACAGTATTATATTATTACTACAAAAAATATTCATGTATGATGATTTCCCATTTGAAACAAAGGTATAGTATGCTCTGAtttcaattataaaaatcaTGATCAGTTGGCATAAATGAATAGAGGAGTATtaaatcatacaaaaaaaaacagctaTCTAAACCAATTTAGGTCAAACCAAACAATTTAACCAACACATTAGATCCACTAAGATATAAAACCAATCACTTTAAActaacactagattttgatctgcgctttggaagcgcgggtattatttttcacctttatgaaaaatattatttgtttgtaattattgaatgtatttattttattaaaattttctttataataaattcgacatatTAGAATgcctctggtaaactatgtgtttctctgactttattttaatctcttttcaatcaatatatttatttggcttattgttaaaataaatgattttagaatataactgtacaatacttttacattgatattttgtttaaacagtgtgatatatttctatattaattaaatatttacattgtaatttgtatacaattcaacatatttgtctagtttgttgttaaaagaaatgattttgaattcaaatgtacaatacttttatattgtttattcttcagttcatataattttctaaataaatttctttcaatataagctatattaaaaattagtcaactaaagaatctataaacaattaattcagtttaatatataaattatttatttctgccatatttaaaatgaaagtttattgatatatttttaggttgctACAAACCAACCCGGACCGAAAATGATCCAACTCGAACCTCCTacgatatttataatattcgaatgatatttatttaatttaaaaatataggggaaaaatattgtgtatcacgaaaacatatatgatcaattagtggtttcctaaaatgtaggaagtttaaatggatttgctgattttatttggatagatatatttttaaaataaaaatacaattcaagtttccaaacaatttttttaactacaatccaagtttccaaacaaacttattctttataaatgctattcaagtaaccaaacacaccatatttttttaatactcttatccaagtatccaaacacaccgaaattgtacttcagctttaataagatagaagaTTTTTAGGTTGCTACAAACCAACCCGGACCGAAAATGATCCAACTCGAACCTCCTacgatatttataatattcgaatgatatttatttaatttaaaaatataggggaaaaatattgtgtatcacgaaaacatatatgatcaattagtggtttcctaaaatgtaggaagtttaaatggatttgctgattttatttggatagatatattttttatataaaaatacaattcaagtttccaaacaatttttttaactacaatccaagtttccaaacaaacttattctttataaatgctattcaaataaccaaacacaccatatttttttaatactcttatccaagtatccaaacataccgaaattgtactttagctttaataagatagatataaagAGCCAACATGGATCTAAAATTCaatgataaattaaatatataatatcagAATTACTAAATGATCTTTATAATTGTATATTCATGGCATAGCATAATGGGAGTTTAATGCAGATTTGTTACAACAGAGTGACAGACCTTAAAAAAAACTGGTTAGATTCAACACTTCTGTTTTGACTTTTGAGTACCTAAGCAGGACTCTGTCatgtttcaagaaaaaaaaggaaaaagaggacTCTGCAACGTTAACTTGATTAATACGGTGTCGTAAAATAACAATTTGGGCTTACAATGGGCCTAAGTTTGCACCACCCCAACGGAGCTAAGCCGCCTCTGTAAATTTCCGAGCCTCCTTATTACTTTTGTCGTCTATCTAGAAATTGCAACTTAACCTTGCTAACATAAgaatcccgcaaacgcaacaatttctaataGCTATATTaggggctgactggttttcccgctaccacccgaaAACGCAgtttttgcggttcatagcggttgttggcgtttcgaaacaatcacagaaaacgctacaaatcgcttcaaaccgctccgtacctcttaaaatcaaaagctggttccagctagcgtttgcggttgcgggcggttgcgggaaggtaatttttttttaaaaaacagaataaataaaaataatactaaaaatatccaataaaaaatttcaattgaaataatagaaattgtaaaatgtattcatattatatttcaatttatattataaaaattcaaaactaaaatattttctataaatttttaaaattgaataatatgattttataaatataaattttatatttattatattattatgattttaatattttttataattacataaaatgtaaatattgttaaattattatttaacagatgttgcgtttggtagtttaccagtcataagagtcccgcaaacgcaacaatttctaacagctgtaccagtcgtacaaatctctagaaaacacttaaaaccgcaaccatccgcacccgcaaactcccgcaaccgcaaccgtaACCgttgcggttacaccagtcaggcccttaatcttacaaatctctagaaaacgttTAAAATCGCAACCACCCgtacccgcaaactcccgcatcCGCAaacgcaaccgctgcggttccACCAGTCACACCCTTAAAACCTACATTACATAGCCCTCTTTTCATCTCTTTGCTTTCTCCCAAATCTGGAACCCTAGTTCTCGAGCTCGCTATGGATTCCGTCGAATTGAATCCTTCTTCTCATCCCCTCGATCAACCTGGTGACGACAAGAACCAATCCGAGGACACCACAATCCATAGGAAGCGTCGGAGCAGGTGGGCTGACGACGAGCCGAAGCCGACGATTCAGCTGCCCGATTACATCAAGGAGATTCAGGTTTTGAACAGCAGGCTGCTTGATATCAGTAGGCTGCTTGAGTCCGGTATGGCTTTGGATGATAGACCCGAGGGGCAGAGGTCGGCTTCGCCAGAGCCCGTGTATGATAACATGGGGATTAGGATCAACACTAGGGAGTACAGAGCGAGGGAGAGGTTGAATAGAGAGAGGCAGGAGATTATATCTCAGATTATTAAAAAGAATCCTTCTTTTAAACCTCCCGCGGATTACAGGCCTCCCAAGCTCCACAAGAAGCTCTTCATCCCGATGAAGGATTATCCCGGTTATGATTTCATTGGTCTTATTATTGGTCCCAGGGGGAATACTCAGAAGAGGATGGAGAGGGAGACTGGTGCTAAGATTTTGATTAGGGGTAAAGGGTCTATGAAAGAAGGGAGGCTGGATATGAAGTACGACCCTGCTGAAAATGAGGATTTGCATGTTTTGGTTGAGGCTGAGACTCTGGAGGCACTTGAAGCTGCTGCTGGTATGGTTGAGAAGCTTCTTCAGCCTGTTGATGAGGTGTTGAACGAACACAAGAGGCAACAGCTGAGGGAGCGGAACTAGAAGGGATGAAGATTTCTGTAGGCTGTGTGGTGAGCCTGGGCATAGGCAGTTCGCGTGTCCATCTCGTTTGAATACCTTTAAAAGTGATGTGCTTTGCAAGATTTGTGGCGATGGTGGACACCCTACTATTGATTGCCCCGTGAAGGATACTAATGGGAAGAAAATGGATGACGAATATCATAACTTTTTGGCTGAGTTAGGAGGAAATCTCCCTGAATCTTCTCTCAAACAGAGTACTAATACTTTGGCTCTTGGACCGGGAAGTAATCCTCCATGGGCTAGCAATGGGGGCAGTGGGGCAAGTGCGCATCCTGGCTTAGGGTCAAATCCAGCCAAACCCTCCAAAGAATATGATGAAAAAAATCCAGATGGCCAATTCGGCGATACAGGCAATGAATGGTTATCGGTTAGAAGgtaaaatttagaatttgaaACTGGTCATTTTGGCTTTAAGCATATGATAAAGGTTTTCATCCTGAAAAGTTTTacgttttagaaaatatatttttccggaattatcattattttagaCTTGCAGTTGCAGGATGAACCAAGTTGAGCATGTTGTGTGATACTGCCTTTTCCGAAAGTTTTTCCCCTTTTATGTTCCTTTTTTATGTAATTCTCTGTTTATAGTTTTGTAAGATGTTAACTAATTGATGTAAATAGCTCGTTTAATCTGGTTACTGTTGTGTTTGTGAGCAGTCCCACAGCTAAAGGAGCATCTGTTCTGGTATTCAACTCTAATTTCGTCTTCTTTGTTTATTTAGTAACTCCTAACGTGTTTTCTGGCCCGCatttgttttcagtttcttTTCCATGTGACAAGATTTAAAGTACCAGTAGCATAGGTTCCAGAAGTTTGTCCCTCTTATTCTATATTGACATAaaccttttgttttcttctattGTCTTAAACTTTTTTATAGGTGTGATGTTTCTTGGAGCCTCTTGTACCGTGATTTTCTTACATCTTTCTTGTTGGAAGTTTGGGACTCACATCTTATTATCTTAACCCCTTGCTATGCTGTTGTGAAATATGCAGAGATTCAGGCTTGGAAGCTCCCAGTTCATACTGTTTCCTTCATAAATGccataagatattttatttgttactaataatttattttctgtaCCTTTTCAGTTTGGGATTTGAATCTTTTGGTGGTATTGGTGTCCACATATCATATCTAGTTCCTGAAACATCTGTGGATCatttaaactctttttttttttgatagaaAGCTTTTTTAATAAGTTAGGTGCAGACTGACCATAGAAACCAATGTTTTGTGTGTGCTCACGTTAACAATTTTGGTAAGTGGTGTGATTGATAGTAGGGATATTCGCATGGGAACATATTCGTATGGAGGAAGTTGCGCATCCGCTTTTGTTCAGTTCGTTGTCATTGGCAAACTGGAAAACCCCTGGTCTGAGCCAACGGTGTTAATGTTTCTTGTGTTAAGTGAAGGCATTGTTTCGGAAGAATACATATATACATCTCTTTAGAGAAAACAAGAAATTTTCTGTtatctaattattattattttaaacactGATCTCGCTTAGAAGGTTAAAGAAATTTTAGATCGGCTTTTTAGATACTATTTATGAACTATCTATCCATTTGTTAACACACAAGATCGGCTCTCAGATGCAATGTTTTTCTCATAGATATAAGTATTATCAAAACAAAGAGTACAGTAAGTAGATGTGCAATAAGATGACAGGTGAACTTAAACGCGTAATTTAACTTTACCTATAGAAAGCTAATTAgctgtataaaattatatacgaGCTTAAAAGAgctgaaggaaaaaaaagaggaaCATATAAAAGGGAGGCCCAAGTATGTAATTAGCCCATAATGGCCCATTCAGATCTAGAAATTCTCCGATGCTCAACATATTCTTTCCTCCTAAAACGACGACCGTTGACGATCATCGTCGTAAaccgaaaaaaacaaaatcaaattcaTTGACGAATTGTGTATTTTTAATTTCGAAAGCTGAAGAAACATCGATTTGATTTAGCTCGAGTACAATGGACAAAGGGCACGAAGATTCCGGCAGCAATGTGGATCGGGATTGTGAATTGTCGGTAATGAGCGGGTGTTTTCACTTGGATCATGTGGGGGATGTTTTGCTTGCACGGAATCAACATGGTTTGTCCTGGAAATGTTTGGATTCTTCAGATTGTGTAAGATTCCTCAATTGATTTATATGTGTTTATCTCTTCCTCGGATTAAATCACATAGACGACTCGGTTCGTTGACTTTCATGTCTGCACAAATTACTGTTTGATTCTCGTTGTTAAAATCtagcttctgtttttttttgtgtgttcaGGAGGGAACGACTTGTTTGGGAATTGGAAGTTGGGAGAACACTGAAGAAACTGAGATCAAATTCTCTGATATTTATGCTGTGGAGTTTGATAGCTATGGCTTGGTGCATAGTCCCAAGTCAGGCCTTGGTCATTCTTTCATAAAATACATAGAAGTttagttaaattaaattaaatatgaacGTATCAAAAATCACAAGCTGAAATATCAAACAAAATCCAAAGCAAAACAATTTATGAATTAGAGAGGATATTGCAATATGCACTTACACAACAAATACAATactaaaagaaaaggaaaactgATGAAATACATAACTGaagaaaattagaatttaaTGGAAACACAGTATCAAATTAGTTTAATCAAGTAAGACAAATACATGTTTGCTGTCGGTAACAGATACCCTAATTTCAGGTTTCCCATCTGTCAACTCTTTCTACTTTAATCTTTGTGATTTCTAATTTGAGGTTTCATCAGAAGATAAGACTATACTCATGATACTcatttttgagaaaatattattcacaaattcattttttctcaaactgatgcatcattggagaaggtttcttttttctttaatgttTTTCCTTATTTGtgttaagattttttatttataaattagtctttaaaattttatataattttgctttatatctaaaaaatcaatatttatttatactttcataatataagtataagtttatataaattcttgtatctttttataaaactaaacttatatacataatgaagatttaattaaaataaaatcatatttggataaaatttgtaagttttataatttaataatcaATAGTTTTGAATTGACAATAAGTAgtaataacatatttatttgaatcATTTTTTCAGGGGAAAATGAAGGGAACTATTGGAGGAAAATGTAAACTCATTTTAAGTTTATCTTATTTTGAGGGGAAAATGATGGAAACTATTGGAGACACTGTAAAGCTTATATATTATTACagatttattatattatatttaatttcatttaCAATCATTATAAAAactattacaaaattaataaaaaattgactccgctatatatatttactattttaaaaactactccctccgtttcataatacttgatgttttactctagtgcacaaagattaagaaaactatatttctttaataaaaaatattttaaagatataattttaaaatcaattaaccaataacaaAAAAGAGCATAAAacctaattggttgaacagtttccaataaagttaaagtaaccttaaaatctcaaaacttcatctaatttgaaacaaaattatccttctaaaacatcaactattatgaaacggagggagtatatgtttcatgtatatttattaagtatttttataattacattttaatatttagctagagttaaaaaactttttttcaaACAATTCTCCCAAGGTTGTGTCTATTCAGCAGGCTgcaattttttaacttttacatATACTGATTTGGCAAAaggttatttaataaaatataatatttttgtttttataaatgagTTTCCGTGCGACACCGCACAGGTTCTTTACCTAGTTTTtctaaaggaaataaaatatatatttttgacaaaaaaaatattttataaaaataatttgatgttcatttaaaaacttttaagAACATAAACAATAACATATTATGTGATCTTTGAATTAGTATCTATGTATTGATAAATATCCGTAAGATAATTATGCATGCATGTGCagacaaaacacctagtaaaacatatttttaattttaaatagttaatatttttatttttccttaattgtcttcttttcttaaaaaaaactaaagttattttaatttattgaaGCTTATTATTCTGTTCTTCTCATTGGCAGATGACtgcaagaaaaacaaaatatatctcaattttatttgatatatttctaaatttcctTTTGAACTTGAGGTTATCATATaactttagaaaaataaatttctttaaaGTGTATTTCGAATAATTTCGTCTGTCTGGCTCCACTTGAATTCGTTTTGGGTTATTTTTACTGTTGTGGCTATTTGTTTTTCGGtttcaaaaagtaaaagaagaaaataacaaGTTAGCGATATTATTCATACTAGAGATTCGCTAAACTAGGAGtatcatattaaattattaatcataGCATTACCGCTCAATGATATCGTTTCTCTTACAAGCTCCCAGAGCAATCTATTGTTTGAAACGACAATGTCTTAGCCTCCAGGTCATACCCGACAAGAAATTCCGCCTGAACCAAATTACCGTAGACAGCAACGTCAGTTGTCGGAACCATACTCAAGCACACAATCTCTTCAGTTCTTTTCAAGAACGCGTTTGTCGGGCTCAGCTTGACGTCAGCCCCCGTGAAATGCATAGTTATCTCCGGCAAACCAATATTTTTGTCTTCGGCTTTGAAACAGTTTGTCAACATCCCCTGTGGATCACTCGCACGCTTAGCTCCTGTCACCGATGCTTCCACCGCCGCACCAAAATCATTGTAGAATCCAGATTCTAGAAACGTAAATGTAGTTCCCGAATCGATTATGATGTTCCCGGTGGTCTTCTCGTTTaaacctcctcctccttctccggGGTACGGAATCTTGGTCTTTCCGACAGTGATTGCTTCCAGATTCAAGTAGTAGTAAGTATTTTGGGGTTTATAGATTAAAGGTGTAGTGAGCACAGCAGAACCCTTGCTTGGGTTGGAAGGTATCGAGTTGGTTCCTAGTTTAATGACACCTGTGCCGTTTGTTGTGTATGACGTGTTTGACAAGCAATAAGAAAACTTCTTTCCTACGGAAGAACCTATCTGAGAGAACAAAGATAACGGTCCACGTCCTAAACCGATAATTCCGGACCCGGTTCTATCGAACGTACCGCTGTTATTGTAACCGCAACCGAAAACCGTACCGGGGAAAGGAACCGGGGAGCCAGAGGAAGAATCGAAATAGATTGTTTCGGTTGCGATGTGTCCTTCGGTAGACGAATTGTCCGCATAACCGTAACGGTATTTGCAGATGTTCCGTGACTGGTCGCAACCTTGTTCTTTTTTGGCCAATGCGTTGCAGGGTTTGGAATCGCAGGGTTCTGTTTTGTAGGTCGAAGAGTGCGTCTTGTCGAAGATTGGACCGTTTTGTTCGTAACAGTGTTCACATGGTTTGCACTGGATCCAAGTTAGGTCACTTGCAGTGTCGGCGATGGCCAGGACTTTCGTAGGTGGAGTACCGATTGAGATGCTCATGAAGTATTCGCCTCCGTTTGCGATTAAACCGGATTGGAGATCGGTTTTGGTTGAGAAACGGCGGGAACGGGAGATTGAACGGAGGAAAGCGGCGTTGAGACGGTCGGAGACGGTGTGGAGAGGGTTGTAGAGTGGAGAATGGGGAGAGTCACGGTGGATCAGCTTGATGGTTAGGTCTTGCGAGTGAGCTGAATAAAAGGAAATGAGGAAGGTGATGATGATAGCTAAGAGAGAACAGTTGATGAAACTTTGGGTTCCCATTTTCGATGATCTTTAAGAAGATTTGTGGCGTAGTTGGTGAAAGTTTGCATGGGTTTATAAACAGCACCGAAGGGAATACGACGAAAAAGATTGCAATGTCAAGGAGTCAAAGCGACGTGGTAATTAAGGAGACTGAACAGATTAGCTTTAATTTTCATTAAGATTTTGCTAAGTGgttttttggtcaaacatcTAATAATTGATGTAACTTccaattatttttactatatcaTAAGAATAATACTCTTAATATAGCACTCAAAcaaagtttttatcacaaaataataCGAAAAGTTTAAAATGACCAATATAAGTTTCATTAGAAAAGTAAATTATAATTATGTCCATactctataaatataaaaattaaatattttcaactaagtaaaatattttattttatatttatagagtATGGacatattatttatgaaaaaatattttaaatttgttttagatttttttaaatttttttaagaaccaaaatttctttttaaaagtttagGAAGACCATATCTTATGTATGATATCTtcttgaatttaaatttagaaagaCCTTCCTCAATATATATGATATCTTTCTTAATTTGAGTTTAAGAAGATTTCTTAAATAAGTATAATATCTTTCTATAGTTTAGAAagatattgataaatatatataatatcttcatgtaatttagaaaaaaagttaaacaaatgtaaatttaaaaatacacgTACTCGTAAATCTGTATTTAGGAAAATcttcatgaatatatatttatgaatatcTTACTGAATCTGAATTTTATGTATATCTAATAAgacatttttaatatgtataattttataaaaccttCATGAAATTAATATCCAAATTTTATAACTGTACTATACCATAATTTTTCAAGAGATGTTATAG
The Raphanus sativus cultivar WK10039 chromosome 1, ASM80110v3, whole genome shotgun sequence DNA segment above includes these coding regions:
- the LOC108830179 gene encoding ceramide kinase-like, producing MDKGHEDSGSNVDRDCELSVMSGCFHLDHVGDVLLARNQHGLSWKCLDSSDCEGTTCLGIGSWENTEETEIKFSDIYAVEFDSYGLVHSPKSGLGHSFIKYIEV
- the LOC108830180 gene encoding probable aspartic protease At2g35615; the protein is MGTQSFINCSLLAIIITFLISFYSAHSQDLTIKLIHRDSPHSPLYNPLHTVSDRLNAAFLRSISRSRRFSTKTDLQSGLIANGGEYFMSISIGTPPTKVLAIADTASDLTWIQCKPCEHCYEQNGPIFDKTHSSTYKTEPCDSKPCNALAKKEQGCDQSRNICKYRYGYADNSSTEGHIATETIYFDSSSGSPVPFPGTVFGCGYNNSGTFDRTGSGIIGLGRGPLSLFSQIGSSVGKKFSYCLSNTSYTTNGTGVIKLGTNSIPSNPSKGSAVLTTPLIYKPQNTYYYLNLEAITVGKTKIPYPGEGGGGLNEKTTGNIIIDSGTTFTFLESGFYNDFGAAVEASVTGAKRASDPQGMLTNCFKAEDKNIGLPEITMHFTGADVKLSPTNAFLKRTEEIVCLSMVPTTDVAVYGNLVQAEFLVGYDLEAKTLSFQTIDCSGSL